The following proteins are co-located in the Larus michahellis chromosome 9, bLarMic1.1, whole genome shotgun sequence genome:
- the NEXMIF gene encoding neurite extension and migration factor isoform X1 has protein sequence MFLEMCRLARCSGAWSEQKEVKLMDDQQEQDCASEDQETILINGVKENEPHSLDGDERPCTAAEAAVTFSALTTAQKENHACHRALPSLTSKKPCLLSPPSPLRLTDVPEHASDDSSAHAISLTSCVTKGMSSWSLPGDCEKAPFTMMEPGGMSALTGDCLMQPSRTCLGCFIESKDGIDAEPGISLKVGDINRDYDTCSVSDIGIHCMSTGETMRYGDQLLSDQLLSFPMHKSRAADKRDAEKSDSDSEDPTQKNYYEGLLLDKCNGEEPLLTNPNQEWGYFESFISESKIELLDLCSKNELSVNLFSEEDVDNYMFDDDDSTLGSDVCSLKIRYESFQDNVREKTTTLQEDAQFNFFPSVFGNCTKRDSRSTLKRGPGGATDPSQFKSEEGIIWGEEEEDGEEEDGEEEEKAALNKSCNSTEMVQYVGSKRSHFLDSVNSTEDSGEFSDDSTCTESSYDVLRDIKDCSRYLSRDHSSSFIQQNYGLRAKRKVRYSDDYLYDVDSIENEKILDKKEWLPDGPKEEDDDEWCPKKRRKVSRKEPPVIIKYIIINRFKGEKHMLVKLSKVDANETTVTLNEELLSKYEKLAPLKGFWQERQQSRLDLLRSSLYHKQNFYLNGSDASFLPHPRKRKCKLANRHRIQRIKAIEQSVNKLGSCSSDHKQPCSSKEDAGLKGLPALAIATPSCANGLHVSDITGIAAVKCKSQEREHKGTERKVLRRIKFKSEARLKCKKIKAATSTAEGSPALENQDSAVRLKDENVPCASDSSHLPECHEDKVAKNSPFLPSTSSSDKPLPSANITTNVPLIPGGYLQTLLDASDLSSNTSISYFAQHPSEQQQHPLPNIVPAEKPFPALQPAQSCVLSPPSESELQQSPGHLEMEQSSFGSMWPASKAAGSNRQDFPGDMRDAAGLPSEFGGGGAAGADGLPASGYTQVNLNSSKLLYQKNYMPDSQQVQSDDSYQSCHFNNGEGRFHFQRGTLSTDDGRLISFDSVGSLSVSSSNYSSLSLKSCEKDGEDDINDDFLAHCSPKLVIQQSIDEITPLKESTDLLDISNFTPDKFRQSSLSEMSPPDTPNLSPQIAGSDAKPLGTLKGFQESPQAALNSSEKVKWNCGVLQTEDQADNGFALNNHQFQFHMFNDEDSVSLLEKSPCLSTFNEPSGQISTNSKVSKSKRKSSSSKNVGTNQSSSQKATRKKSPKTNKGTDKPQGKNSRQAPKSTRKGKNAAGVNGEKAPAVGGRVVNQLSNVATATKGLAESAQHCGPAGVKLGKHNGLSGEWALGKEGGTGWSEASLGNATSLLDDDQREFEEPSNILSNIASGMADVQRFMMASIEPLWGPVGHNSVPDIFRSPESNSLKLKTLKILAGTSQESKKKANGGSPGAAKNHKSNTKGSSKNGKAAAGDPGRPNCSTGFTTDIHAPFFDKNYSNLSTLGNNGPTHKKLYRHKSSSKSLRDENCKIKRTDREQPHKDPPVTAAFEKLR, from the exons ATGTTTCTGGAAATGTGCAGGTTGGCCAGATGCAGTGGGGCATGGAGTGAACAGAAAGAGGTTAAATTGATGGATGACCAACAAGAGCAGGATTGTGCCTCAGAAGACCAAGAAACTATcctgattaatggggtgaaagaAAATG AGCCGCACTCCCTGGATGGCGATGAGAGGCCTTGCACCGCTGCCGAGGCCGCGGTCACGTTCTCAGCCCTGACGACAGCTCAGAAGGAAAACCACGCGTGCCACCGGGCGCTGCCATCCCTGACTTCAAAGAAGCCCTGTTTGCTGAGCCCCCCGTCGCCGCTGCGGCTCACCGATGTCCCCGAGCACGCCTCGGATGACTCCTCCGCCCACGCCATCTCCCTCACGTCCTGCGTGACAAAGGGCATGAGCTCCTGGTCGCTGCCAGGCGACTGCGAGAAGGCTCCCTTCACCATGATGGAGCCCGGAGGCATGTCAGCACTGACGGGTGACTGCTTGATGCAGCCGAGCCGGACCTGTCTGGGCTGCTTTATTGAATCAAAGGACGGCATTGATGCAGAGCCGGGAATAAGCTTGAAAGTGGGGGATATAAATAGGGATTATGACACCTGTTCGGTCTCTGATATAGGGATTCACTGCATGAGCACAGGAGAAACCATGAGATATGGGGATCAACTGCTTTCAGACCAGCTTTTAAGCTTCCCTATGCATAAATCGAGGGCAGCGGACAAAAGAGATGCAGAAAAATCTGACAGTGATTCAGAGGACCCCACTCAGAAAAATTATTACGAGGGATTACTATTAGACAAATGCAATGGTGAGGAACCTTTACTAACAAATCCCAACCAGGAATGGGGCTATTTTGAATCTTTCATTAGTGAAAGTAAAATTGAGCTGCTTGACCTCTGCTCCAAAAATGAGCTTTCTGTAAATCTGTTTTCCGAGGAAGACGTGGATAATTATATGTTCGATGACGACGATTCCACCTTGGGAAGCGATGTCTGCTCCCTAAAGATTAGATACGAATCTTTCCAGGACAACGTGCGGGAGAAGACCACCACCCTGCAGGAGGACGCCCAGTTCAACTTCTTCCCCAGCGTGTTTGGCAACTGCACCAAAAGGGACAGCAGGAGCACCCTGAAAAGGGGGCCTGGCGGTGCCACCGACCCTTCGCAATTCAAATCTGAGGAAGGCATCatctggggggaggaggaggaggacggcgAGGAAGAGGacggcgaggaggaggagaaagctgcCTTAAATAAATCTTGCAACAGCACAGAGATGGTGCAGTATGTGGGCTCCAAGAGGAGCCACTTCTTGGACTCGGTGAATTCCACGGAGGACTCCGGGGAGTTCAGCGACGACAGCACTTGCACGGAGTCCTCCTATGACGTGCTGCGGGATATCAAGGACTGCAGCCGGTACCTGTCCCGGGACCACTCCAGCTCCTTCATTCAGCAGAACTACGGGTTGCGGGCAAAGAGGAAAGTGCGATACAGCGACGACTACCTGTACGATGTGGACTCCATCGAGAACGAGAAGATCCTGGACAAGAAGGAGTGGCTGCCGGACGGGCCCAAGGAAGAGGACGACGACGAGTGGTGCCCCAAGAAACGGCGAAAAGTCTCTCGCAAGGAGCCCCCCGTTATCATCAAGTACATCATCATTAACAGGTTTAAAGGGGAGAAGCATATGCTGGTGAAGCTCAGCAAAGTGGATGCCAACGAGACAACTGTTACCCTAAacgaggagctgctcagcaaaTACGAAAAGCTGGCCCCACTGAAGGGCTTCTGGCAAGAGAGGCAGCAGAGCCGGCTGGATTTGCTCAGATCGTCTCTCTACCACAAGCAGAATTTCTATCTTAACGGCTCAGATGCTTCGTTCCTCCCTCACCCACGGAAGCGAAAATGCAAGCTAGCAAACAGGCACCGGATTCAAAGAATTAAAGCCATCGAGCAATCAGTGAACAAGCTGGGCTCTTGCTCCTCTGATCACAAGCAGCCTTGCAGCAGTAAAGAGGACGCGGGCCTGAAAGGGCTGCCGGCGTTAGCCATCGCCACCCCCAGCTGTGCCAACGGATTACACGTAAGTGACATCACGGGCATCGCCGCCGTGAAATGCAAATCGCAGGAGCGGGAGCACAAGGGGACGGAGAGGAAAGTGCTCCGCAGAATCAAATTCAAAAGTGAAGCCAGGTTGAAGTGCAAGAAGATCAAAGCTGCTACCAGCACGGCGGAGGGCTCCCCGGCGCTGGAAAACCAGGACTCTGCAGTGCGCCTGAAGGACGAAAACGTTCCTTGTGCTTCAGACAGCTCCCATCTCCCGGAGTGCCACGAGGATAAGGTTGCTAAAAATTCTCCTTTCCTACCATCCACCTCCTCTTCAGACAAGCCTCTGCCATCTGCTAATATCACCACCAATGTACCCCTGATTCCCGGAGGGTATCTGCAGACGTTGTTAGATGCTTCTGATTTGTCGAGCAACACCAGTATCTCATACTTCGCCCAGCATCCCtccgagcagcagcagcacccgctcCCCAACATCGTCCCGGCGGAAAAGCCCTTCCCGGCTCTGCAGCCGGCGCAGAGCTGCGTGCTCTCCCCGCCCTCCGAGTCGGAGCTGCAGCAGTCGCCCGGCCACTTGGAGATGGAGCAGAGCAGCTTCGGTAGCATGTGGCCGGCCAGCAAAGCTGCCGGCAGCAACCGCCAGGACTTCCCCGGCGACATGCGGGATGCAGCCGGGCTGCCGAGCGAGTtcgggggcggcggtgccgcgGGCGCAGACGGCCTCCCTGCCTCTGGATACACTCAAGTCAATCTGAATAGCAGCAAATTGCTCTACCAAAAAAATTACATGCCGGATAGCCAACAAGTGCAGTCTGATGATTCTTATCAGTCATGTCATTTTAATAATGGAGAGGGGCGCTTTCATTTCCAACGAGGTACACTAAGTACAGATGATGGCAGGCTCATTAGTTTTGATTCAGTGGGTTCATTGTCAGTTAGTTCTAGCAATTACAGTTCTTTAAGTTTAAAGTCTTGTGAAAAGGACGGCGAGGATGATATTAATGACGATTTCTTGGCCCACTGCAGTCCCAAGCTAGTGATCCAGCAGAGCATAGACGAAATCACCCCTCTGAAGGAGTCCACGGACCTTTTAGACATTTCCAACTTCACGCCTGATAAGTTCCGCCAGTCGTCGCTTTCGGAGATGTCCCCTCCGGACACTCCCAACCTGTCCCCGCAGATAGCTGGCTCCGACGCCAAGCCTCTGGGCACCCTGAAGGGCTTTCAGGAGAGCCCCCAGGCCGCCCTCAACAGCTCCGAGAAGGTCAAGTGGAACTGCGGGGTCCTGCAGACCGAGGATCAGGCAGATAATGGGTTTGCTTTAAATAATCACCAGTTCCAGTTCCATATGTTCAACGATGAAGATTCTGTCAGCCTTCTCGAAAAGAGTCCATGCTTGTCAACATTTAATGAGCCATCTGGTCAAATTAGCACCAATAGCAAAGTGTCAAAATCGAAGAGGAAAAGTTCATCCAGCAAGAATGTGGGTACAAACCAAAGCTCTTCCCAGAAAGCCACCCGGAAAAAATCGCCCAAAACCAACAAAGGAACCGATAAGCCGCAAGGGAAAAACTCCAGGCAGGCACCCAAATCcaccaggaaagggaaaaacGCGGCGGGAGTCAACGGCGAGAAGGCTCCAGCTGTTGGCGGCAGGGTGGTCAACCAGCTGAGCAACGTGGCCACCGCCACCAAGGGCCTTGCCGAGAGCGCTCAGCATTGCGGCCCGGCCGGGGTGAAACTGGGCAAGCACAACGGGCTCTCCGGAGAGTGGGCACTGGGAAAAGAGGGTGGCACGGGCTGGTCGGAAGCCAGCCTGGGCAATGCCACCAGCCTCCTGGACGACGATCAGCGGGAGTTTGAGGAGCCTTCCAACATCCTGTCCAACATCGCGTCGGGAATGGCGGACGTCCAGAGGTTTATGATGGCCTCCATCGAGCCCTTGTGGGGGCCTGTTGGCCACAACAGCGTTCCAGACATATTCCGGTCGCCGGAGTCCAACAGCCTGAAACTGAAAACTCTTAAAATTTTGGCAGGGACGTCCCAAGAGTCGAAGAAGAAGGCGAACGGTGGCTCACCGGGGGCGGCGAAGAACCACAAGTCAAACACCAAGGGCTCAAGCAAAAACGGCAAAGCCGCAGCCGGCGACCCCGGTCGCCCCAACTGCTCGACCGGGTTCACCACGGACATTCACGCTCCCTTTTTTGATAAAAACTATAGTAACCTGAGCACTTTAGGCAATAACGGACCTACCCATAAAAAACTCTACCGTCATAAATCCAGTTCGAAATCGCTGAGGGATGAGAACTGTAAAATAAAGCGAACGGACCGCGAACAGCCCCACAAGGACCCCCCCGTGACAGCTGCTTTTGAGAAACTGAGGTAA
- the NEXMIF gene encoding neurite extension and migration factor isoform X2, translating to MDDQQEQDCASEDQETILINGVKENEPHSLDGDERPCTAAEAAVTFSALTTAQKENHACHRALPSLTSKKPCLLSPPSPLRLTDVPEHASDDSSAHAISLTSCVTKGMSSWSLPGDCEKAPFTMMEPGGMSALTGDCLMQPSRTCLGCFIESKDGIDAEPGISLKVGDINRDYDTCSVSDIGIHCMSTGETMRYGDQLLSDQLLSFPMHKSRAADKRDAEKSDSDSEDPTQKNYYEGLLLDKCNGEEPLLTNPNQEWGYFESFISESKIELLDLCSKNELSVNLFSEEDVDNYMFDDDDSTLGSDVCSLKIRYESFQDNVREKTTTLQEDAQFNFFPSVFGNCTKRDSRSTLKRGPGGATDPSQFKSEEGIIWGEEEEDGEEEDGEEEEKAALNKSCNSTEMVQYVGSKRSHFLDSVNSTEDSGEFSDDSTCTESSYDVLRDIKDCSRYLSRDHSSSFIQQNYGLRAKRKVRYSDDYLYDVDSIENEKILDKKEWLPDGPKEEDDDEWCPKKRRKVSRKEPPVIIKYIIINRFKGEKHMLVKLSKVDANETTVTLNEELLSKYEKLAPLKGFWQERQQSRLDLLRSSLYHKQNFYLNGSDASFLPHPRKRKCKLANRHRIQRIKAIEQSVNKLGSCSSDHKQPCSSKEDAGLKGLPALAIATPSCANGLHVSDITGIAAVKCKSQEREHKGTERKVLRRIKFKSEARLKCKKIKAATSTAEGSPALENQDSAVRLKDENVPCASDSSHLPECHEDKVAKNSPFLPSTSSSDKPLPSANITTNVPLIPGGYLQTLLDASDLSSNTSISYFAQHPSEQQQHPLPNIVPAEKPFPALQPAQSCVLSPPSESELQQSPGHLEMEQSSFGSMWPASKAAGSNRQDFPGDMRDAAGLPSEFGGGGAAGADGLPASGYTQVNLNSSKLLYQKNYMPDSQQVQSDDSYQSCHFNNGEGRFHFQRGTLSTDDGRLISFDSVGSLSVSSSNYSSLSLKSCEKDGEDDINDDFLAHCSPKLVIQQSIDEITPLKESTDLLDISNFTPDKFRQSSLSEMSPPDTPNLSPQIAGSDAKPLGTLKGFQESPQAALNSSEKVKWNCGVLQTEDQADNGFALNNHQFQFHMFNDEDSVSLLEKSPCLSTFNEPSGQISTNSKVSKSKRKSSSSKNVGTNQSSSQKATRKKSPKTNKGTDKPQGKNSRQAPKSTRKGKNAAGVNGEKAPAVGGRVVNQLSNVATATKGLAESAQHCGPAGVKLGKHNGLSGEWALGKEGGTGWSEASLGNATSLLDDDQREFEEPSNILSNIASGMADVQRFMMASIEPLWGPVGHNSVPDIFRSPESNSLKLKTLKILAGTSQESKKKANGGSPGAAKNHKSNTKGSSKNGKAAAGDPGRPNCSTGFTTDIHAPFFDKNYSNLSTLGNNGPTHKKLYRHKSSSKSLRDENCKIKRTDREQPHKDPPVTAAFEKLR from the exons ATGGATGACCAACAAGAGCAGGATTGTGCCTCAGAAGACCAAGAAACTATcctgattaatggggtgaaagaAAATG AGCCGCACTCCCTGGATGGCGATGAGAGGCCTTGCACCGCTGCCGAGGCCGCGGTCACGTTCTCAGCCCTGACGACAGCTCAGAAGGAAAACCACGCGTGCCACCGGGCGCTGCCATCCCTGACTTCAAAGAAGCCCTGTTTGCTGAGCCCCCCGTCGCCGCTGCGGCTCACCGATGTCCCCGAGCACGCCTCGGATGACTCCTCCGCCCACGCCATCTCCCTCACGTCCTGCGTGACAAAGGGCATGAGCTCCTGGTCGCTGCCAGGCGACTGCGAGAAGGCTCCCTTCACCATGATGGAGCCCGGAGGCATGTCAGCACTGACGGGTGACTGCTTGATGCAGCCGAGCCGGACCTGTCTGGGCTGCTTTATTGAATCAAAGGACGGCATTGATGCAGAGCCGGGAATAAGCTTGAAAGTGGGGGATATAAATAGGGATTATGACACCTGTTCGGTCTCTGATATAGGGATTCACTGCATGAGCACAGGAGAAACCATGAGATATGGGGATCAACTGCTTTCAGACCAGCTTTTAAGCTTCCCTATGCATAAATCGAGGGCAGCGGACAAAAGAGATGCAGAAAAATCTGACAGTGATTCAGAGGACCCCACTCAGAAAAATTATTACGAGGGATTACTATTAGACAAATGCAATGGTGAGGAACCTTTACTAACAAATCCCAACCAGGAATGGGGCTATTTTGAATCTTTCATTAGTGAAAGTAAAATTGAGCTGCTTGACCTCTGCTCCAAAAATGAGCTTTCTGTAAATCTGTTTTCCGAGGAAGACGTGGATAATTATATGTTCGATGACGACGATTCCACCTTGGGAAGCGATGTCTGCTCCCTAAAGATTAGATACGAATCTTTCCAGGACAACGTGCGGGAGAAGACCACCACCCTGCAGGAGGACGCCCAGTTCAACTTCTTCCCCAGCGTGTTTGGCAACTGCACCAAAAGGGACAGCAGGAGCACCCTGAAAAGGGGGCCTGGCGGTGCCACCGACCCTTCGCAATTCAAATCTGAGGAAGGCATCatctggggggaggaggaggaggacggcgAGGAAGAGGacggcgaggaggaggagaaagctgcCTTAAATAAATCTTGCAACAGCACAGAGATGGTGCAGTATGTGGGCTCCAAGAGGAGCCACTTCTTGGACTCGGTGAATTCCACGGAGGACTCCGGGGAGTTCAGCGACGACAGCACTTGCACGGAGTCCTCCTATGACGTGCTGCGGGATATCAAGGACTGCAGCCGGTACCTGTCCCGGGACCACTCCAGCTCCTTCATTCAGCAGAACTACGGGTTGCGGGCAAAGAGGAAAGTGCGATACAGCGACGACTACCTGTACGATGTGGACTCCATCGAGAACGAGAAGATCCTGGACAAGAAGGAGTGGCTGCCGGACGGGCCCAAGGAAGAGGACGACGACGAGTGGTGCCCCAAGAAACGGCGAAAAGTCTCTCGCAAGGAGCCCCCCGTTATCATCAAGTACATCATCATTAACAGGTTTAAAGGGGAGAAGCATATGCTGGTGAAGCTCAGCAAAGTGGATGCCAACGAGACAACTGTTACCCTAAacgaggagctgctcagcaaaTACGAAAAGCTGGCCCCACTGAAGGGCTTCTGGCAAGAGAGGCAGCAGAGCCGGCTGGATTTGCTCAGATCGTCTCTCTACCACAAGCAGAATTTCTATCTTAACGGCTCAGATGCTTCGTTCCTCCCTCACCCACGGAAGCGAAAATGCAAGCTAGCAAACAGGCACCGGATTCAAAGAATTAAAGCCATCGAGCAATCAGTGAACAAGCTGGGCTCTTGCTCCTCTGATCACAAGCAGCCTTGCAGCAGTAAAGAGGACGCGGGCCTGAAAGGGCTGCCGGCGTTAGCCATCGCCACCCCCAGCTGTGCCAACGGATTACACGTAAGTGACATCACGGGCATCGCCGCCGTGAAATGCAAATCGCAGGAGCGGGAGCACAAGGGGACGGAGAGGAAAGTGCTCCGCAGAATCAAATTCAAAAGTGAAGCCAGGTTGAAGTGCAAGAAGATCAAAGCTGCTACCAGCACGGCGGAGGGCTCCCCGGCGCTGGAAAACCAGGACTCTGCAGTGCGCCTGAAGGACGAAAACGTTCCTTGTGCTTCAGACAGCTCCCATCTCCCGGAGTGCCACGAGGATAAGGTTGCTAAAAATTCTCCTTTCCTACCATCCACCTCCTCTTCAGACAAGCCTCTGCCATCTGCTAATATCACCACCAATGTACCCCTGATTCCCGGAGGGTATCTGCAGACGTTGTTAGATGCTTCTGATTTGTCGAGCAACACCAGTATCTCATACTTCGCCCAGCATCCCtccgagcagcagcagcacccgctcCCCAACATCGTCCCGGCGGAAAAGCCCTTCCCGGCTCTGCAGCCGGCGCAGAGCTGCGTGCTCTCCCCGCCCTCCGAGTCGGAGCTGCAGCAGTCGCCCGGCCACTTGGAGATGGAGCAGAGCAGCTTCGGTAGCATGTGGCCGGCCAGCAAAGCTGCCGGCAGCAACCGCCAGGACTTCCCCGGCGACATGCGGGATGCAGCCGGGCTGCCGAGCGAGTtcgggggcggcggtgccgcgGGCGCAGACGGCCTCCCTGCCTCTGGATACACTCAAGTCAATCTGAATAGCAGCAAATTGCTCTACCAAAAAAATTACATGCCGGATAGCCAACAAGTGCAGTCTGATGATTCTTATCAGTCATGTCATTTTAATAATGGAGAGGGGCGCTTTCATTTCCAACGAGGTACACTAAGTACAGATGATGGCAGGCTCATTAGTTTTGATTCAGTGGGTTCATTGTCAGTTAGTTCTAGCAATTACAGTTCTTTAAGTTTAAAGTCTTGTGAAAAGGACGGCGAGGATGATATTAATGACGATTTCTTGGCCCACTGCAGTCCCAAGCTAGTGATCCAGCAGAGCATAGACGAAATCACCCCTCTGAAGGAGTCCACGGACCTTTTAGACATTTCCAACTTCACGCCTGATAAGTTCCGCCAGTCGTCGCTTTCGGAGATGTCCCCTCCGGACACTCCCAACCTGTCCCCGCAGATAGCTGGCTCCGACGCCAAGCCTCTGGGCACCCTGAAGGGCTTTCAGGAGAGCCCCCAGGCCGCCCTCAACAGCTCCGAGAAGGTCAAGTGGAACTGCGGGGTCCTGCAGACCGAGGATCAGGCAGATAATGGGTTTGCTTTAAATAATCACCAGTTCCAGTTCCATATGTTCAACGATGAAGATTCTGTCAGCCTTCTCGAAAAGAGTCCATGCTTGTCAACATTTAATGAGCCATCTGGTCAAATTAGCACCAATAGCAAAGTGTCAAAATCGAAGAGGAAAAGTTCATCCAGCAAGAATGTGGGTACAAACCAAAGCTCTTCCCAGAAAGCCACCCGGAAAAAATCGCCCAAAACCAACAAAGGAACCGATAAGCCGCAAGGGAAAAACTCCAGGCAGGCACCCAAATCcaccaggaaagggaaaaacGCGGCGGGAGTCAACGGCGAGAAGGCTCCAGCTGTTGGCGGCAGGGTGGTCAACCAGCTGAGCAACGTGGCCACCGCCACCAAGGGCCTTGCCGAGAGCGCTCAGCATTGCGGCCCGGCCGGGGTGAAACTGGGCAAGCACAACGGGCTCTCCGGAGAGTGGGCACTGGGAAAAGAGGGTGGCACGGGCTGGTCGGAAGCCAGCCTGGGCAATGCCACCAGCCTCCTGGACGACGATCAGCGGGAGTTTGAGGAGCCTTCCAACATCCTGTCCAACATCGCGTCGGGAATGGCGGACGTCCAGAGGTTTATGATGGCCTCCATCGAGCCCTTGTGGGGGCCTGTTGGCCACAACAGCGTTCCAGACATATTCCGGTCGCCGGAGTCCAACAGCCTGAAACTGAAAACTCTTAAAATTTTGGCAGGGACGTCCCAAGAGTCGAAGAAGAAGGCGAACGGTGGCTCACCGGGGGCGGCGAAGAACCACAAGTCAAACACCAAGGGCTCAAGCAAAAACGGCAAAGCCGCAGCCGGCGACCCCGGTCGCCCCAACTGCTCGACCGGGTTCACCACGGACATTCACGCTCCCTTTTTTGATAAAAACTATAGTAACCTGAGCACTTTAGGCAATAACGGACCTACCCATAAAAAACTCTACCGTCATAAATCCAGTTCGAAATCGCTGAGGGATGAGAACTGTAAAATAAAGCGAACGGACCGCGAACAGCCCCACAAGGACCCCCCCGTGACAGCTGCTTTTGAGAAACTGAGGTAA